The Apibacter raozihei DNA segment CTCCCAGGTTTGTTCACTTGTTAAACCGCTCTGAGCAGGTAGTTTCAAGTATGTTGAATCTAAATAACTTTTTATGTCCATGGTTATACAATTGATAATTTTTATATTATGGTTTAATTTGGCGAGAAATGCTTTGCTCTAAAGAAATAATGGTCTCTGTTCTCTCTATGCCTTTAATACCCTGAATTCCATTTCTAAGTACTCTCATAAGATGATCATTGTCTTTACATAAAATTTTAATGAAAATAGCGTAGTTACCTGTAGTAAAATGCGCTTCAATAATTTCAGGTATTTTTTTCATATCACTTACAGCATCTTTATAATTTGCCGATTTTTCTAAGAACACACCTACATAAGCAGTTGTTTTATATCCTAAAATTTTATAGTTCAATGGTGTTATCGGATCATTAATTATACCAGCTGTTTCAAGCTTTTTAATTCGTTGATGAATAGCGGTTGATGATACTCCTACTTCTTTAGCTATTTTAGAAACCGGAATTTTTGAATTTACCATTAAAGCGTTCAGAATTATTTTATCTATCCCATCTAACTCAATAGTATGTAAATCTGATATTCTCACTTTTTTTGGTAAAATTACAAATTGTTATTGAATGTAAAAACATTATAATTATCACATTTTCCTTAATTTACTGCTACTGTCTTGTATAAAAACTGTAGATTTTTTTATTTTGTGCTTCTATACAAAATAAGTACCTTTGAACCCTAAGAAAACTAAAAAAACATGCAGGACAACATGCTGAATCACCCGGGATTAATTACAATTTTCGCGGTTTCAATTATTATTATGCTACTCTTGGATTTGGGAGTCCTAAACAAAAAATCACATACTATTACTAATAAAGAAGCTGCAATTTGGTCTATTGTATGGATTTCGTTGGCAATGATTTTCAGCGGTGTAGTTTATTATGTCTTTAAAGAGGCAGATGGACATAAATTTGCGTTGGAAAAATTTTCACAATTTCAATCTGCCTATTGGATTGAAAAAGCTTTATCTGTAGACAATCTTTTTGTGTTTATCATGGTATTCGGCTTTTTCAAAATACCTAAACAATATCAGCATAAAATTTTATTCTGGGGTATTCTGGGTGCTCTCCTGTTTAGAGCTATATTCATTTTCCTTGGAGTAGAAATGATTAATCGTACCTATGTACCTCCTTTTTCAATTGGAAATCTTCATTTTGTTTTAGATAGTAAAAGTGCTGAACATGCGGATTTTGAAGGACTTCGCTTTTTCAGACCTAACGTTATATTAACCCTATTTGGAGTTTTCCTTATCTATGCTGGTATTCATTCATGGACTGCTAAAGATGAGGAGGAGGAAACAGAAAAGAAAGATTTAAATGAAAGTTTCGGAGCTAAGTTTGTACGAAGATTTTTTAAAGTTTCTAAGGAAATGGACGGTGGTAAATTTTTTACTATTAAAAATGGTATACGTATGGCTACCCCTCTTTTTACAGCTTTAGTCATTATAGAATTTACAGATTTAATATTTGCTGTCGATTCTATTCCTGCTATTTTTGCTATTGCTCCCAATGATCCGTTTATCTTATACACCTCTAATATATTTGCTATACTTGGACTGCGTTCCCTGTATTTTTTACTTGCAAATTTTATGTATATGTTCAGTAAACTTAAATATGGCCTTGCTATCATTTTGAGTTTTATAGGAATAAAAATGCTGATAGCTCCTATTATACATATACCTTCTTTGGTCTCTCTGGGAATTGTTGCTGGTGTACTGATTCTATCTGTAATAGCATCTTTAGCCTTTCCTG contains these protein-coding regions:
- a CDS encoding Lrp/AsnC ligand binding domain-containing protein — translated: MRISDLHTIELDGIDKIILNALMVNSKIPVSKIAKEVGVSSTAIHQRIKKLETAGIINDPITPLNYKILGYKTTAYVGVFLEKSANYKDAVSDMKKIPEIIEAHFTTGNYAIFIKILCKDNDHLMRVLRNGIQGIKGIERTETIISLEQSISRQIKP
- a CDS encoding TerC family protein; translation: MQDNMLNHPGLITIFAVSIIIMLLLDLGVLNKKSHTITNKEAAIWSIVWISLAMIFSGVVYYVFKEADGHKFALEKFSQFQSAYWIEKALSVDNLFVFIMVFGFFKIPKQYQHKILFWGILGALLFRAIFIFLGVEMINRTYVPPFSIGNLHFVLDSKSAEHADFEGLRFFRPNVILTLFGVFLIYAGIHSWTAKDEEEETEKKDLNESFGAKFVRRFFKVSKEMDGGKFFTIKNGIRMATPLFTALVIIEFTDLIFAVDSIPAIFAIAPNDPFILYTSNIFAILGLRSLYFLLANFMYMFSKLKYGLAIILSFIGIKMLIAPIIHIPSLVSLGIVAGVLILSVIASLAFPAKKNA